In Hermetia illucens chromosome 5, iHerIll2.2.curated.20191125, whole genome shotgun sequence, a single window of DNA contains:
- the LOC119656996 gene encoding G2/mitotic-specific cyclin-B3 isoform X1: MAPSKYVRGAAATTKSTLLPLARKGISTRSQNIQDQNVAPVTNRGKRKADNSPLKNDKVKRSALGNLTNNVIQIHVDDKKNVLAKSDNVSKKTAHIHTTKNDAIKPQSHLHDSTATNKILTRAAAKNATNQILPPPLPLPSQAKVVAAAATSTTDVPTVTVTKNKDPVETSSKPATRRISNEFEKTEESLYMSALEDITSCESIRFSGNFESRRSLRRSSDLATRDTQPTKSEDIVTSSDRIATPSPLKKPPRVVPEGVVDFDKDFWNDPFQVSHYAMDIFEYLKQREQTMFPIRDYMDDQVHLSKWMRSLLVDWMVEVQETFELNHETLYLGVKLVDTYLMQTVVSKDKLQLLGATALFIACKYDERTPPLVEDFLYICDGAYTHNEIIKTEKDLLRTVNFDLSIPLSYRFLRRYARCAKIQMQTLTLARYILEMSLMDYSVITLRDSHLASAALFMALRMTGVDNPWDKTLEYYSGYKLEDFAFIVPMLNNFLQRKPREAIKTIRNKYSHKIFFEVTKVPLLSLEKLFENTGMIEKTTAV; encoded by the exons ATGGCACCGTCGAAGTACGTCCGgggagcagcagcaacgacgAAATCAACACTTTTACCATTAGCCCGGAAAGGAATATCAACGAG ATCACAAAATATACAGGACCAAAATGTAGCGCCAGTGACGAATCGTGGGAAGCGGAAGGCAGACAATAGTCCATTGAAGAATGACAAAGTCAAGCGATCGGCCTTGGGCAATTTAACAAATAACGTCATACAAATCCATGTAGATGATAAGAAAAATGTGTTGGCCAAATCGGATAATGTTAGCAAAAAGACTGCTCATATTCACACAACTAAG AATGATGCGATCAAACCACAATCACATCTCCATGATTCGACAGCAACTAATAAAATACTAACAAGGGCTGCagctaaaaatgcaacgaaccAGATCCTCCCACCACCCCTACCTTTGCCGTCTCAGGCGAAAGTGGTTGCAGCAGCGGCCACATCGACGACGGATGTACCAACGGTAACCGTAACCAAGAATAAGGATCCTGTAGAGACGTCATCGAAACCAGCAACTCGACGCATCTccaatgaatttgaaaagactGAAGAAAGCCTGTACATGTCCGCGCTGGAGGACATTACAAGCTGCGAGTCGATTCGATTTTCAGGTAATTTCGAATCACGACGATCGCTTCGTCGCTCGTCGGATCTTGCAACCCGTGATACGCAGCCGACAAAATCAGAAGATATAGTGACGAGTAGTGACCGAATAGCAACACCATCGCCCCTTAAAAAACCACCGCGCGTGGTGCCTGAAGGTGTGGTGGATTTCGATAAAGACTTTTGGAACGACCCATTCCAAGTGTCTCATTATGCTATGGATATTTTCGAATATCTTAAGCAGAGAGAG cagacaatGTTCCCGATAAGGGATTACATGGATGACCAAGTTCATCTTTCCAAATGGATGCGATCTCTTCTTGTCGATTGGATGGTAGAAGTACAAGAAACCTTCGAATTGAACCATGAGACTTTATATTTAGGCGTTAAGCTTGTAGACACGTATTTAATGCAAACAGTTGTTTCTAAGGACAAACTGCAGCTTCTGGGTGCAACGGCGTTATTCATTGCTTGTAAATATGAT GAGCGTACACCACCTCTAGTTGAGGACTTTCTATACATATGCGATGGAGCCTATACACATAATGAAATCATCAAAACGGAGAAAGATTTGCTCAGGACAGTTAATTTTGATCTGAGTATTCCGCTGTCATATCGCTTCCTGCGACGTTACGCACGG TGTGCGAAGATTCAAATGCAAACATTAACGTTAGCCAGGTACATTTTAGAGATGTCGCTTATGGATTACTCAGTCATTACTCTAAGAGACTCACACTTGGCATCAGCTGCATTGTTTATGGCGTTGCGTATGACTGGTGTTGATAATCCTTGGGACAAGACATTGGAATATTACAGTG GATACAAACTTGAAGACTTCGCTTTCATCGTGCCAATGCTGAATAACTTCTTACAACGCAAACCTCGCGAAGCCATCAAAACCATTCGGAATAAATACTCACATAAGATATTTTTCGAAGTGACAAAGGTTCCGCTGCTAAGTTTAGAGAAGCTTTTCGAAAATACCGGAATGATTGAAAAAACAACGGCCGTCTAA
- the LOC119656996 gene encoding G2/mitotic-specific cyclin-B3 isoform X2 — MAPSKYVRGAAATTKSTLLPLARKGISTRSQNIQDQNVAPVTNRGKRKADNSPLKNDKVKRSALGNLTNNVIQIHVDDKKNVLAKSDNVSKKTAHIHTTKNDAIKPQSHLHDSTATNKILTRAAAKNATNQILPPPLPLPSQAKVVAAAATSTTDVPTVTVTKNKDPVETSSKPATRRISNEFEKTEESLYMSALEDITSCESIRFSGNFESRRSLRRSSDLATRDTQPTKSEDIVTSSDRIATPSPLKKPPRVVPEGVVDFDKDFWNDPFQVSHYAMDIFEYLKQRETMFPIRDYMDDQVHLSKWMRSLLVDWMVEVQETFELNHETLYLGVKLVDTYLMQTVVSKDKLQLLGATALFIACKYDERTPPLVEDFLYICDGAYTHNEIIKTEKDLLRTVNFDLSIPLSYRFLRRYARCAKIQMQTLTLARYILEMSLMDYSVITLRDSHLASAALFMALRMTGVDNPWDKTLEYYSGYKLEDFAFIVPMLNNFLQRKPREAIKTIRNKYSHKIFFEVTKVPLLSLEKLFENTGMIEKTTAV; from the exons ATGGCACCGTCGAAGTACGTCCGgggagcagcagcaacgacgAAATCAACACTTTTACCATTAGCCCGGAAAGGAATATCAACGAG ATCACAAAATATACAGGACCAAAATGTAGCGCCAGTGACGAATCGTGGGAAGCGGAAGGCAGACAATAGTCCATTGAAGAATGACAAAGTCAAGCGATCGGCCTTGGGCAATTTAACAAATAACGTCATACAAATCCATGTAGATGATAAGAAAAATGTGTTGGCCAAATCGGATAATGTTAGCAAAAAGACTGCTCATATTCACACAACTAAG AATGATGCGATCAAACCACAATCACATCTCCATGATTCGACAGCAACTAATAAAATACTAACAAGGGCTGCagctaaaaatgcaacgaaccAGATCCTCCCACCACCCCTACCTTTGCCGTCTCAGGCGAAAGTGGTTGCAGCAGCGGCCACATCGACGACGGATGTACCAACGGTAACCGTAACCAAGAATAAGGATCCTGTAGAGACGTCATCGAAACCAGCAACTCGACGCATCTccaatgaatttgaaaagactGAAGAAAGCCTGTACATGTCCGCGCTGGAGGACATTACAAGCTGCGAGTCGATTCGATTTTCAGGTAATTTCGAATCACGACGATCGCTTCGTCGCTCGTCGGATCTTGCAACCCGTGATACGCAGCCGACAAAATCAGAAGATATAGTGACGAGTAGTGACCGAATAGCAACACCATCGCCCCTTAAAAAACCACCGCGCGTGGTGCCTGAAGGTGTGGTGGATTTCGATAAAGACTTTTGGAACGACCCATTCCAAGTGTCTCATTATGCTATGGATATTTTCGAATATCTTAAGCAGAGAGAG acaatGTTCCCGATAAGGGATTACATGGATGACCAAGTTCATCTTTCCAAATGGATGCGATCTCTTCTTGTCGATTGGATGGTAGAAGTACAAGAAACCTTCGAATTGAACCATGAGACTTTATATTTAGGCGTTAAGCTTGTAGACACGTATTTAATGCAAACAGTTGTTTCTAAGGACAAACTGCAGCTTCTGGGTGCAACGGCGTTATTCATTGCTTGTAAATATGAT GAGCGTACACCACCTCTAGTTGAGGACTTTCTATACATATGCGATGGAGCCTATACACATAATGAAATCATCAAAACGGAGAAAGATTTGCTCAGGACAGTTAATTTTGATCTGAGTATTCCGCTGTCATATCGCTTCCTGCGACGTTACGCACGG TGTGCGAAGATTCAAATGCAAACATTAACGTTAGCCAGGTACATTTTAGAGATGTCGCTTATGGATTACTCAGTCATTACTCTAAGAGACTCACACTTGGCATCAGCTGCATTGTTTATGGCGTTGCGTATGACTGGTGTTGATAATCCTTGGGACAAGACATTGGAATATTACAGTG GATACAAACTTGAAGACTTCGCTTTCATCGTGCCAATGCTGAATAACTTCTTACAACGCAAACCTCGCGAAGCCATCAAAACCATTCGGAATAAATACTCACATAAGATATTTTTCGAAGTGACAAAGGTTCCGCTGCTAAGTTTAGAGAAGCTTTTCGAAAATACCGGAATGATTGAAAAAACAACGGCCGTCTAA